The genomic DNA ttgttcCACCTTTTTAATATACGTGGACAAGtttcaaatttctaattatgaTAAACATAACCCTCAAATGGGAATGTTGCCTATTCATAGATCGGAAggacaaaaaataaagataaaaaaatggtGCCTTGTATTATTCAACAACCTAATGCTATCTAAATGTGTAGTTAAAAGTTGTGGGATTTCAAACTAAAGAGCCAATTCTATCTTTCCACTCTAAATTTCAAGATTCGCAAATAAAAAAGcatcattgattttttttttcgataaacATATCCTTTTCCGATAGAccgaaattcttttttttttttgaggaaTACGAGGAGAATTGCCTTGCCCTTGTCCATGTAGAAACCGTGACTACCTTTTGGCCTTTCCATTTAGAACTCTGTAAATGCCTTTTGAAAGTTTTTGTCAGTTATATTAAAcaaaacaacaacaaaaaagaaacaaaaagaaaatgtttgaCGGATTTTTCTCtatgataattttttctttctttttattcatGTGCATcatgatatttaaaaataataactcttgaataattcaattcaaaccaaGCTAGCCCATTAAAGAGTAATATCTCatagtgtaattttttttttcattcacaagactcggaCTCTAAACCTTATTTGAGCGAAATAAGGGTTAAATCCCCTGAATCAATCAACGtttgatataattttctttcccTTATACAATTCTAAAAGGCTCTTTATTTCCATATGAGCCGGGAAGAAGAGATCAGAAACgtcatttttattaatatgttATTACTTCCAAACAAATTTCCTCATGGAtcttataatattaaagtttAAATAGGGTCGCATGTGAACTTCTTAATGTCCTGTCAAATTATCCAGAAAagtatatttttttgtatgaTTCTTGAAAATGTAGAAAACATTCATGTAGAAATATTTACGTTTGGATAAGTTACTAATTGATATTGTTGGGGATAATGATTTGAGATGGAGATTCGGAGGACGCGAATGCAAGGAATTCACGAACACGACGAACAACAAACTACGAACTCAGGAGCACGCACCGTGTTTCAATTGAATAAGAAGTCACTTGGATGGGGGAAGGCTATGAAGCACGAATTAATGCTTTCGAAGGATTCATCCACCCACACACAAAATTGCCAAAGGGTTATTATGAAAGTCCTCTCGGGATACAACGAAGCCCGGAGGTCTTTCACTAGCAATGACAAGAACTCACACTCTCACGATTTCTcggaaaagataaaaataatttcgattttatttCCGTTACCACTTTTGGTACAAATATCTCCTATTTATAGAAATTCAACGGGAACACTTGAAAGAACGCTTCTCTTTGTAACGAAAATGTCCATTGGAAGgacatattttttaattctaacCATCAAAGATATAATTAACAGCCCATTTGAAACAATACGTCCGATTACGGACGAATGGTCCCATTACAATTAACTGTCCATTTAATTCCAACGATTAACCTGTTAAATGGAGTCGGTCAAAGCCTTTTGACCAATTTGCATGAATTATATGCCCATTTTTACAGTTgaccatttaaaaaaaatatatattatatatataccgaAAGTTCGATTCCATAAACTAATCAAGAGAATTACACCAAGTAATTCATAAAAATTCAGGACCAAACGAATTTTGCAATCTAAAATATCAACATTCCCCTACTAAATTGCTAATTTCGGAAAATTCAACACAACGGTCAAGCACAGAGGAGTGGTGTCCTTAGATTAAATCCTCCCTCAGTATAAACTTCTCTAAGCAGACACAAAATGAATGGTGGCTAGTTACCTAAACCGTCACTCTAGAGTAAATGCCGAAGAAGTCACACACTAAACCAAAttctcaaaattcaatttctatTTCACTACTAATAACTTCAAACAAAATGGGGTGGTTAATGGATAATCACGCCTATTGATGCATgtattttagaaaaagaagaaaaactctATTAGATGTTTGCTTGGTCTCTATTCGGCCATTGAATTGTGCccatgaattttttctattatctTTATTGGTCTCAAAAGGATATCAAACAAAAGTTATATGTTGGTGACGCTTTGAACGAGAGATTTTTCCGGAAGAAGGCGTGACTTAAGCGATACAAGTGACATAATGCTGCAAGATTCCCTGTTGATGGACGACCATTGTTCTACTTTCTCTATTTAAAGGACAATAATGTATTAGCTTTTAATTAAGTCCATATGCATGTAAGGTAAGAAATAAAGTAAGTTAttgaaacttttgtttttctGTTGTATAAATATGATAGAAGAAAGTGGTAGAAGGCATCGCCAAAACATCCTGAAATCCTCTGTTAGAATTCAAAAGTTAGCTATGCTCAAAGCTTGTATCTGTCTTCCACAAATGTATATTCCTGCTTCCTCATCTCTACATGAAAGATATCATtgatgaaataaaagaaaatttctaaGTATTTCTATTGttaaaaattatcttttactaTGTCTTATTGGtttgaaataaattactaTCAAATAATAAGTTACGATACGTTTTGTTGGAATAAATATTccaaagaaatagaaagattaagatttgaatttgattatttatttgtggCTCTTAGATATCCCCATAACGAATGTATTGCTTTAAATAACAAAGCTATTCTTAATCTAATTGATAGAAAAATTAGAATGATAGCAGATACAAAGATGAAATAGGAAGAAACTATGCGATGAATCGGTGCTTGCATTTGTTAGAATTGCATTTGTTGCATGTATTATGTCATAATCTTATAAAGCAAACATGAATGATTTCTAGATCTCAATGAATAGAAtagttataatattattaaattggtataaaaaaaatataatgatcttttacaattttatgttGATTTTCCATTATTTTATCAAGAAAGTTTTCCAggttatttatttgataatcATAAACCTAGTGGAAGACTAATTAAGACAATGATGAATGGCTTCCATGAAGCAAGCCTAAAAAATGGGAGTCAAGAAAGTGATTATTAGAAgtgaagaaaatgaatttataGATAGTGGTTGATTTTAAGGAGACGATGACCCTAAAACATAATTAATAGTGAGTTTATTAGGAGAGATGAGTTATAATCAAaagattaaaatttaaatgagCGGATAAAATACGTCAAATTCTTGAGAGATagaataaataatttagaaaGTCTATAAAAAATTCCTAAGATTTATCAAACACAATTCGAAAGAGGTCACAAATTGAATGCTTACAAAGAACAGTTAAagcaataattattttacgTATTTACGGtaattagaaataaataaaagttaatAGAGAATGAAAGGAAATGATTTTCTTCGTTTATTTgctaataatttcaaaataatcattacttatttctttatattagCTGGGTTAGAAAACCTTTGTAAGTATTCAATTCGCGAACTCTTTTAAATTGCGTCTGATAAATcttaagaattttttatagactttctaaattttttattctctATCTCAATAATTTGGCGCATTTTATCCATTTGTTTAAATTGTATATATCTACATTTAAATGATCCATTAAAACTTGAATCTTTTGATTATAACTCATCTCTCCTAATAAACTCATTATTATTTATGCTTTAGGGTCATCATCTCCTTAAAATCAACCACTATCtataaattcattttcttcacTTCAAATACTCACTTTCTtgacttctagtactttcacTTTCTTGACTCCCATTTTATACGCTTGCATTTCTCAATCTTTTTATCTCTTCATAAAAGGCATTCATTATTGTCTTAATTAGTCTTCGACTAGGTTCataattatcaaataaatacCCTGGAAAACTTGGAcgataaaataatgaaaaatcaacacaaaattgtaaaatatcattgtatttttttatatattaatttaataattttataactaATGCTATTCACTGAATCTCAAAGTCATTCATGTTTGCTTCGTAAGATTATGATATGGTACATGCAATGGATGCAATTCTAACAAATGCAAACACCGATTGATTGCCTAGTTTCTTCTTATTTCTTCTTTGTATCTACTATCATTCTAATCTTTCTATCCTAGATTAAAAATTGCTTTGTTATTtaaagcaattttttttatggggCTATCTCAAAGCCGCAAATATACAATCAAGTTCTAGTCTTAATCTTTCGATTTCTTTGGAATATCTGATCccataaaacattttgtatcttATTTTCTAATAGTAATTCATTTCAAACCAATAAGACAtagtaaaagataattttcaaCAATAGAAATGCCTGCAGATCTTCCTTAATTTTGTCAATGATATGTTTCGTACAGAGTTGAGTAAGCAGGAGTATACATTTGTGGAAGAAAGATACAAGCTTTGAGCATAGCTAACTTTTGAATTCTAAGAGAGGATTTCAGGATGTTTCGACGATGCCTTTGCCACTTTTGTCTACCCTATTGATACAACAGAAAAACAAAACTTTTGATAACTTACactatttcttattttacacGCGTATGGACTTAATTAAAAGCTAATACATTATTATCCTTTGAACAGAGAAAGTAGAACAGTGAAATAAATAATGGTCTTCCATCGATATGGAATCTTGCTGCTTTATATCACTTGTCTCGCTTTGGTCACGTCTTCTTCCGGATGCTCATAGGGAATTTGAGAGTCCTAAAAGGGGTCATCTGACGGATCTACGGACCTTGAGACTGAACCTCTGGACAACACATTGAATGAATTTTCTGGACTTGAGCTTGTGTTTCCGCGAGAGAGACGACCTTATGTAGATCGGCAAGCATATGTTTCTTTCATATGCAAAAAGTCTGAATTTTTTGTGGCATATAACAAAGGCGTCTTTTGTTTATTGATCCGTCTTTGAACCGCTTATGGACATGCCTGGTCTTCTTTACAACTTGGCCACCACTTATCTAGTGAGTCTAGGGAAATGATGAACTCACCTTTCATGATTAATCTGTGGGCATTCTTCCGGGGAGATTCCTTCGATTTTGGAATTCCAACAGAAAATCCATTGAACTAAAAATTGAGCAAAAAAAGGAAGTCCTTTGGACTTGAGTGTTCCTTGCTCAATCTTGATTTCGTCTCTAAACATTTTCCATTCTTCATAAGTCTAGGGCGGCAAAATTTCTAGGAGAGCCCCATGAAAGTCTCACCAGacgtattattattattattgactAAAGCACATTTTTCCATGAAAGACATGACTTCCgaattaaaattgtaaaaggCGAAACTTTGAGGATGGAAATGgcaaaaaacataaaaaaaaaatgcaagtgATAAAAGCGACTAAAGTTAAGGACCGAAAACGTCTTTTCCCAAAAATACTAGAACATAATGTCAAACAAAATTTCATGGACTTTAGCTTAATTATTAACAACAActaatccataaaaaaataaaaataaaatctatttTGAATTGGTTTTAGCATTtcagtaatatatataatgatatgTGTGCAATGGACGCGTATACCTAGTAGTTGTTCTAAAAAGACCTCCaaactaaattaataaaaagtagTTACTAAATTTAATTGTTCACTACTATTACATATGCTGGTGTGGCGGCTTTTGCCTTAATAATAAAGTTTTTCTCATTAGTTTTTTCTTGCAACTACTAATGAACCCTATTAGTTAGGGTTGTGGATGGATTAAGCACAACCACCACAATCTAGCCTTATGTAAATTAAGTGCATCCTTATCGGTgtagattttttcttttttttttttttggtcataGTCGTCAACTAGACTATCCAATACCCTAATCTTAATCGATGCATTCAATTCTTGCCCTTGTGATGATACTGATATCATTGGTACCTTTCATGATGTAAATAACTCAttggttttttatttttcccgaAAATGACTATTCAATTTTAGTCCTGGATACATCAGGAGTGATCTAAATTATTGGAGGAAATTTTAAGAGGATTCTATGGTCCCAGGATCGTCCCTCCTAGGACAgtcaaatttctttttccccttgaGGCAATCCAACGGTCAACCGAGTGATAAAACTTtcctaaaaataaaatcgtGTCCCACATGACAATATAAATTGTGCAGTTTGGAAGGcataacaaaaattaaaacccGAAAGCGAGGCCAGGGAAAATTGTCCTCATTTTTGCTCCAAGGACGAAgaagtaaaatattttcttgaagCACAATGCAACTTCGCTTTGATTCATGCCCTTCCCAATGGATAACATTTATGAAGGTTCTCCACTTTTTCATACCAAAGAGGAAACTTCTTGTCTTGATACTAAATAGGATTGCagttttgaaaattgatgtGTCAGATAACATCTCAACATATTTTTTGAAGCTTGATggtttgattttctttttggcctgataagaaaaattatctgAAAAGTATAGTATGATATTCGACATTGTCATTGAAAATTTAGTCGTAGATCAATTCACAACATGTAATATTCGAGAACTTGCTAGCCTTCTCTCCCTGGTAAAATATAGTGATATTATTGAGAGGATAATTGTTAATTCTATGCCTATGATAgagatctatatatatataaacttgaacACAATGGTATTAAATAGTGGtgtaattgtaaatatatacaattagtacacattaacaaaatttttataaagttAAATGAAATTGCATTAAATAGTGGCGTaattgtgaatatatataattaatatacacTAACAAAATgtttatcaaataaatattataaatatatatatatatgatatattttataCATAATCTATATTAAccatttttattgaatttaatttctgattttataaatgtatatttgaatttcaatatattatgaatttttatttataaaatccaTGCAATGGACATGGCCTAAAACCTGGTTAATATACATTTCTCatccatatctatatataaacttgattACGGTGCAATAAATAGTGGCGtcattgtaaatatatatacaattaatttatattaacataatatttatcaaaaaataaatacatatataaataaaatatagttattaatttcatatatatgtctacataattctatatatataaagttgtgtTACACTCAATAAATAGGGTTATAAAAGTAAATGTCAAGAATATATAGGGTCACAAATGTAAAGGTCTAAATAAGATTTAAGGTTAAAATATcatttatagaaaaaataacaaaaattctTGCATTAAATtgcattaattatttttgttcaTTATTAGCAAGGAACTatagtattttatttataataatggatttataaaaaaaattctataatttttttgtctatTCAACCTTTTCTTCTACTAAAGTATCATGCCCTTTTCTAtgtctaaataatatttaggGTTAAAAATACTATAGATGTCTAAATAAGATTTAAGGTTAAAATATCCTTTATGGGAAAAATAAGTGAAATTCTTTCATtaaatgtattatatatagtgaaacaaaggaaaaatatttatttattatttttgttcatTATTGACAAAGAACTATcctataattatttataataatggatttataaaaagttttataattttttatctattcaaatttttattctattgAAATATCATGCACTTGTTTTATGTTTATATAACATTTGGGGTAAAAAATACTACAactatatttcatatatttgtcgcaaataggaaaaataattgaatatataaatattcacTCCAACCTACCCGACAATATATCGCTCCAACCTAAAGGTAAATGTTTACTGATACAGAGTTAGAAATGtcaatatctaaataaaattatatatataaatttatatcacATGCAATAAAAAGGGTTTGAAAAGTAAATAAGAAGATTATATAGGATCACAAATGCAAATGCCTAAATATGATTTAGGTTTAAAATATCATCTATAGGAAAAATAAGTAAGATTCTGGCATTAAAtgcattaaataataaaataattaaaaactatttattagttattttttGTCACTGTAAGAAAAGAACTATTGTATGTTTATTTATAACAATGGATTTATAAAagttctattttttattgattcaACTTTAACGCTGCAGAAATATCATGCACCTTTTTTATGTCTAACTAATATTAGGGTTAAAATGTACTAtaactatatttaatatattttcccaaaatgggaaaaataattgaatatatattcactCTAATCTACCCGACAATATATATTCACTCTGAACTAAAGGTAAATGTTTTCTGATATAGGACTAGAAAAGTTTATACCTACATAAAATTTACTTCTATATCTaatttagattttaatttgtaaGAATTGAAATTAGAAATGAAACTTTACTTGGCttaatttactttatttttatagtGAATCTTTTAAAACGAATATGCcacaaacaaaattaaaatttgttgTATGTAAGATTTAGTTTAAAAATAACATagttagaaaagaaatttacttgcattaattttctttatttttatagtgaaatttttaaaaagaatttggTATTGACCAAATTAAGGTCTATACTCTGTAGTTCTTTGATATTGTTACCAGTCACTCTATAGTTAATAGGAACAATTCTATAGATATAGTTATAATATACTTTACATAGGAAAAAGAATTTGATAAATTTAGAATAATGTACATATGATCTATTGAATTCAgttttaaaactaaaaaaattaaaactagaAATTTTACTGGAATCTATTTACTTTACTACTGTAGtgaatttttataaaagaGAATGAATCTACTAtaaacaaaatcaaaatctataATGCGTAAACTTTggacttttaaaatttataacaaTTTAGTGTATAGCATTATTGGGACCATTGGCCAAGTTGAACTACATAACTAACGTTGTCAATAATTGTTGCATGTTCTCTTTCCCATTCCCTTCCGATCTCTTCCATTTAATATGGCGATCGAAGTGGAAAAGTGAAACCTATTCTGGGGCTTTTATACTTTGGAAGTAATTAAGTTCCATTTCGCATACCAAGTTGACAAATGTTTAGTACAAAGTACAAGACATATTTCTTCGGGAGGGAAGTCCATCACCCCCAAAGTCTacagatttattttttttaatactgaTGAAATTCATCGGTAATATGGTGACAGAATTCTGTTGCAATTCCATTGATAACTTTATCGGTTATGGCTATAGAATTTTGTCGCAAAACCCTGATGCTATAGTCCAaccaattttattaattgcaCGGCTATAGAATTTCTCCTGAGAGCAAATCGAAATATTTGCTGCACTGTTCACAACATTTCACTGAACGATAGGGTCCTATTGACAAATTCAAGAGCTCAGTGCTCGTCACTCAACATTCTAATTGTGCGGGCCGGGAATCGCTCTTGTATTTGCTTAACAGAATTTTCGGCATTACTGAGGACAAGGCAACAGAGAAGAAGTCAAACATAATGGAACGATTTACATGGAGAATTCAGACATTCAGATGCCTCTTGGACACGAAGAAGATCACATGTTTGATTTCCACCGAAATTGCGGGAAGGTCTGCGGAGAATAAGGAAGGCTTCCCTAATCCTGTCTCTGTCTTTTTTCATCCAAGACATGTCCATATAAGGCCAGCACTTGACATTCATCCAAATCCATGATCTGATAAACTCAACTCATCGCAGTTCTTcattcttgttcttcttcggAAATACGGAAATGGCTCTCAGGGCAACTGTGAGCAAACACTCTCTCCAGCCCTCTTCTTTTGGCCCCTTCGGGATACGATCTTGTCTCATGTTTCAGTTTGATGCTGACCAGAGTTTCCGGCTTAGTCACACTAATGGTCTTTGTGTTGTGACTTTTGATGCAGAGCTATTGGAAATCTGTAATGAACCGAATTGGCAGCCGGAACCGATCCTTTGCGACAGCAGCTTCTCCCTCCGTTTCCAAGGCCAACAGGTCCTTCATGGGTCCTTCTTCATCTATTTTAAATTGTTCGATCCTTACGTGCAACATTATGGAAGATGAAACAACTCTAGCAAACTGTTAGCCCGTCTCAAAGTTTAAGCTAGTAAGTTGAGCCAATATGTAATCAATCTCATATAACTTCATTTTTTGAATGTTTGGATTCCCAGAAATATGTATCTGGTCCTCGAATATGGAAGAGCCAAACAAAGATACAAACATATGCTTATTGAGTTCCTTAAAACTGTCCAGCGGATCCTGCCATCCATCAGTGGTTGCAGTGGAAATCTTTAGATGCGTTTATAGAGCCATGGATTACCTATGGTCTTCGATATGATATCATGGAATCCCGGAATCCACTGATATTGTCTATACAGGAGACTCCTAAACAATATATTAGGTCCTTTCATAGAGTGCTTGGAATGAAAGAATCCGATCATGAATAGAATAACGAAAGCAATATGACACAGCGAATAATTCTAAACGTGACGATGGGCGGGCCGTAGGTGGGCAAATGCAATGGGCGGGGAGTGGACACCTATCGCTGTGCTGGGCGGGATGTTGCTTGTGGCAGCTGGGATGGGGATCCACACGGCGAAGCAGCAGTTGGTGCACTCCCCTTGCGTTCGAGTGAGTAAGAAGAGGAGGGAGACCGTCCCGGAGGTGGAGGAGCCCGAGCGCATCATCAACTCCTCTGACAAGTTCGTCAAGAAGTCCTTCCTCCGCAAGGTGGCCCATATTCAGGAGCACCCTCGAACCATCCCCGACCTGGTCCGCACTGACCCTTACACTCGGTACAACCCTCCACATTTTAACAGAGAAAAACAGACATGCTTCATCGTTTGTTACTACTTCTCATCTTTTCTGCAATTGATCAAATAGTGGCACTTCCAATCAAATAGTAGTAAGTTCGATTCCCGTATCCTGCAGGCCTCGAGAAGCGCAGACCCTAAAGGCGGTAGGGGTGGACCCAGGGCGCCGTTGAACAGAAAAGCCTGATCACACAGCATCGACAAGGTCTTCCTTACTGAGTAGCTCATCTTGATGGAGTCGAAGTTCAACTTCAATATTGTATACATAAGACATCTATTTGTTCATCGTTCGGCCTTCTAGGCCACTTTTGTTTGTAAGGCAAACTAGATTGTAAAGCCCTGCTGACTGCCCTTCTGAGGCTTCAATCAGATTATGAGGCTGCTGTTAGTTAATATATTTATGCTACATGATTACTTCATGAATAAGGACAGCATCCTAGCTTCCTGGTAATTATAAACCTTATGAATTATCATAATATACAATGCAATTATGCAAAGACCGATTTTGCTTTCATAAATGATTATGCATCCTTGAGGAAAAGTTCTTAATATAATGGCACAAGACGTCTACTCAGAATAAATTGGTCTTAACTAGATTCAATACTCACCAGCGAAACTTAATTATGTGCCCTTTTTATTTCGCTTTATTTCATATTCTTTAGATTATGCATACTTCACTGGCCGCAAGCCTTAACAGTCAGGATTTGATCTTGATCTGACCCAATGGGAGGTCGACCAAACAAAACACGCGGGCCTCAAGCCGGCAAAGCAATTTCCAGCCCCAATGTGCACGTAGCTGGCCCGACTTGCTTGATCAAGCTTCAGAGGGAGAAGGCTGGCTCCATGGTTTGGAACGTGAGCCCCAAGCCCTCGGTCGGCTCGCAAGCATAAGTCTAGGCCCCAAGAACCCAACCTACGGCTGCCCTGGGTTGGTTTTTGCCCAAGGTTGGCGAACCAATGTACAGGGTTTTGCCATCTCCTGGCACAGTGTACCGTTGGCTCGCCTGACCTGGCAGCTCAGAGAGCTATGAAATGGCtctaaagaaataaaaaatttaattaattaatattttatattattataaaatttattctaGAAGCATTTTGGTATTTATGCATTCTATTTTATCATATTCTTTGTCTATTATGACGTTCAACCAAACCAAAAGATTGAATCAGAATTTCAACACTTTAATCCACCCATAAATTTACTTCTCTATCGATTCGTATCACCTAGTACAATTCCTATCACATGAACCAAAGTCCCCCCATTCGGGCAGGGCTGACCTTTAATGCATCCATCCAGCACAATCCCACCAATTCGATACTGACAACTATGTGTGATGTAGGTCGACAGTTCCTTCAACTTAACATACACTTGAAGCTGTGGTTTTGATTAGAATGATTGTACTGATCTGAAATGCAGCGCGTTgatgacgcagcgtacacgcaAAGAACCCGTCACAGATCCGTTAATTCTGCAGAAttccggaactacgaccttcgaTCCCTATTGATTTTCGAATTCCTAGAAAATTGACATCCAACTTGAACAAATCCGAGAATAGGCAAACAGCACGAAAGCTCCAActtttattgataataaaaaaacaactcatcttaaccctagggttttacaatacttaaatagaattaaaaaagcctaaattgcacgaaagacataaacttttcctaaaattaaaaaaacgcccaaataacataaaaatgcccgtttcagaccctaaacgatggaatttggcCTAAATCTCATCTTTACATAGCCAAAGGCTATGAGTTTTGCTCTGGAGGCCGTTTCCCTTGAGATAAGATCGttagaacctatttttctcaagATACCAATTTGCCACGTCTTCTGCTGCATCATTCTCCCATGgatggagagaattcgccctAAGAGTCCAGAGATAAAATTATCCACACAAACATACACATATTCCATACTTAATTGGAAATCGATGTTAGCCAATACTCCAGAACGGATGATTGGAAAAAATTCTGACTCAAAATTTTATACCGCAGTGATTGGTTCGATAGAGACATCTgacatcctcatcctcatctgTTGATTCGAGGCACGGTACTTCTTAATTTCCTGCTTCAGTCTCACCTCTCTCCTATCATTTCTTTGCGAGTTCATCCTCTTGTCGATGGCCTCCCAGACTGCATCAGCCTTCTTGTCGTCCTCATCATACTTCACAAA from Punica granatum isolate Tunisia-2019 chromosome 2, ASM765513v2, whole genome shotgun sequence includes the following:
- the LOC116195237 gene encoding uncharacterized protein LOC116195237 isoform X1, with amino-acid sequence MALRATSYWKSVMNRIGSRNRSFATAASPSVSKANRWANAMGGEWTPIAVLGGMLLVAAGMGIHTAKQQLVHSPCVRVSKKRRETVPEVEEPERIINSSDKFVKKSFLRKVAHIQEHPRTIPDLVRTDPYTRPREAQTLKAVGVDPGRR
- the LOC116195237 gene encoding uncharacterized protein LOC116195237 isoform X2, producing the protein MALRATSYWKSVMNRIGSRNRSFATAASPSVSKANRWANAMGGEWTPIAVLGGMLLVAAGMGIHTAKQQLVHSPCVRVSKKRRETVPEVEEPERIINSSDKFVKKSFLRKVAHIQEHPRTIPDLASRSADPKGGRGGPRAPLNRKA